Part of the Tautonia marina genome, CCTGCCCCCCGACGACTTCCTCGGCCTCGGCCGCGTCCATCCGGGCGACCACAACGAGCCGTTCTGCATGACCGTGCTGGCCTTGAAGCTCTCAAGGCACGCCAACGGCGTCTCGGCCCTGCACGGCAAGGTCTCTCGCCAGATGTGGCACCCGCTCTACCCGAACCGCAACGAGGAAGAAGTCCCGATCGGCCACATCACCAACGGCGTGCACACCCTGAGCTGGCTCGCCCCGCAGATGAAGGCCATCTACGACCGGCACCTCGGCGCCAACTGGGAATCTCGGATGCGCTATCCCGAGGTCTGGGACACCGCCTCGGAGATCGACGACGGCGAGTTCTGGGAAACCCACCAGGTCCTCAAGGCCCGCCTGCTCGAATTCGTCCGCCAGCGGCTCGCCCGCCAGGCCGAGGCCCGGGGCGCTCATCCCGAGGACCTCGAACGCTATCACCGGATGTTCGACCTCGACACCCTGACCATTGGCTTTGCCCGCCGCTTCGCCACCTACAAGCGGGCCACCCTGGTCATGAAGGACGCCGAGCGCCTTGCCGAGATCGTCAACGCCTCAGACCGCCCTGTCCAGTTGATCTTCGCCGGCAAGGCCCACCCCGAGGACCGCTACGGCAAGGAATTCATCCAGCAGATCGTCAAGATCAGCCATTCGGCCCAGTTCCGCGGCCGGCTCGCGTTCATCGAAGACTACGACATGAACGTCGCCCGGTTCCTCGTCCAGGGGGTCGACGTCTGGCTGAACAACCCGAGACGCCCCCAGGAGGCCAGCGGCACCTCCGGCCAGAAGGTCGCCATGAACGGCGGCCTGAACTGCTCGATCCTCGACGGCTGGTGGGCCGAAGGCTACGACGGCCGCAACGGCTTCGCCATCGGCTCCGGCCGAACCCACGCCGTCCCCTCGGTCCAGGACGACCGCGACTACCTCGACCTGATGAACACCCTCACCCACCAGGTCATCCCCCTCTACTACGACCGCAGCGCCGACGGCCTCCCCCGCCGCTGGATCGCCCGCGTCAAGGACAACCTCCGCACCCTCGGCTGGCGCTTCAACTCCGACCGCCAGGTCATGGACTACGCCCAGTACGCCTACCTCCCCGCCGGCGGCGGCCAGCCCTGCTCCATGCCGAGCTTCTGAGGACTGGAATTCGTGTGGCACATGGGCAAGAGGGCCTCGTATGATCGCAATGAGTCCCTGACCAGTCCGATTGCCCGAGAAGTCCGGACCACGTCATGCCCGACCCCTCCCTGACCGAGCGTCTGCTGGCTCTGCCCCTCGCCGATCGGATCGAGCTGGCCGAGGTCCTCTGGCAAAGTATCGGCGAGGGCCTCCGGCCGACCACCGAG contains:
- the glgP gene encoding alpha-glucan family phosphorylase yields the protein MVSQDTIINKLRELARNLWWTWQPHVIELFRELDPVLWRETDHNPVVFLDRIPPEQLVQRASEMALISRIDYAFRRLNEYLENRDSWGAIHASTLRARPVAYFSMEFGLHESLPIYSGGLGVLAGDHLKSASDLGIPLVAVGILYAEGYFRQSLDAEGWQHESYPYNDPARLPIEEALTPNGDPVRVAVESRSGTLHAKVWRVEVGRTTLLLLDSNVPENDEEDRSLTGRLYGGDARIRIRQELLLGVGGVRALFASGIDPSVIHLNEGHSAFAGLELTRNVMEAEGRPFGEAVRDVAGMTVFTTHTPVAAGHDRFSADLVEDALGPLREQLHLPPDDFLGLGRVHPGDHNEPFCMTVLALKLSRHANGVSALHGKVSRQMWHPLYPNRNEEEVPIGHITNGVHTLSWLAPQMKAIYDRHLGANWESRMRYPEVWDTASEIDDGEFWETHQVLKARLLEFVRQRLARQAEARGAHPEDLERYHRMFDLDTLTIGFARRFATYKRATLVMKDAERLAEIVNASDRPVQLIFAGKAHPEDRYGKEFIQQIVKISHSAQFRGRLAFIEDYDMNVARFLVQGVDVWLNNPRRPQEASGTSGQKVAMNGGLNCSILDGWWAEGYDGRNGFAIGSGRTHAVPSVQDDRDYLDLMNTLTHQVIPLYYDRSADGLPRRWIARVKDNLRTLGWRFNSDRQVMDYAQYAYLPAGGGQPCSMPSF
- a CDS encoding addiction module protein — its product is MPDPSLTERLLALPLADRIELAEVLWQSIGEGLRPTTEAEALADARRRDAELTSGAVQARSHEEIMTAARRAIGCD